The Meriones unguiculatus strain TT.TT164.6M chromosome 3, Bangor_MerUng_6.1, whole genome shotgun sequence genomic sequence CGAGGCGGCTTGGCCGGGGTGAGGAAACGCTCAGAATGTGTCACTAAGAACGGAATGCCCGGAAGGCGCCTGCTTGGCGATCGTGTGGCCTCGGTCACCAGCTCTGAAGTCCCTTTCCTCACGTAGGCAGTGAGTGCCATCCGCATTAAGTCTCTCCCATAGAGCAGATAATTTTTCCTGGTGTTATTTACTGGACGAGAGGAGGGCTGGCTCAAGATTGTCCCCTCTCATATCCCAGTACCACAGAAACTACTAAAGTCATTGAGGTAATGCAGGAATACAACAGGGATATATGAAAggtgttcctttctttcttctcttttctttttcttggtttgtgtgtagccctggttatcctggaactcactttgtagaccaggcttgcctcgaactcacagatcctccggcctctgcctcccaagtgctgggatcaaaggcgtgcgacACCATGCTGGGCTGAAACGTGTTTCTTTGTAATCCGACAACTACTAATTAAATGTAGAAATGAAAAAGTCATTGCTCAAGTGTAACACCATCTGGGTAAAAATGAGCTGTGGAATCCCAGCAGGTGGAGCCAGGAGAATACCTCTAGGCTAGCCAGTGCTACAAGGCGTAACCCTTTatttcaagcaaacaaaaaaagggtTATCGAAATTAAAAGCTTGAagagtaacaagaaaaaaaaaagcaaatttagGGCAACTCCCTTTCAAGTCCCCTCCCTTGTAAGGAGCTACTTCTCAAGCACAATTAAACTTTGCTTGCTCTTctaaaacaagttaaaaaaaaatttaaagagtaaAATGAAAGCTGTGAAAGAAAAAGTATGGGCTCAGGACCCCCAAAACCAAGTTcttagcacaaaggagatttgccccagggcagagggcagggataAGGGACAAAtacaggagatgagggagaagcagaaggaaacagaggagggagtaaaatatacaaaaatatatatataataataataatacatatccagctgggtgtagtggcgcACGACTTTCAttgcagagacagaggcaggcagatctgagtttgaggccagcctggtctacaaagcgagtcaaagacagccaggactacacaaggtagccctgtctgaaaaaaacaaaacaaaaaacccaaagatgTTGGTATTTGTCCCCAGGGAACAAAAGAGTAAATTACAATTTATAAAGGTAAAGTGGGAAACcctgttaggatgaggtgttttaGTTggtgttaattaggtgagccgaAGGGgccttttgattgctggacttccaTATTTTGATAGCTGGACGTTGGTACGAAGTCAACATAAGGGATTAGACATTGGTGGTCAGCTTTAGAAATGTAATCTAACGGTTTTTAGCAAAGCAGAAGGAATGGAAAGGCAAGGCCTGTCAGAGCCATGGTCACCACACTTGGGCTGGCCAGAGTCCCTCACAAGCTAGGCATGCTGGCATTCTGCCCTAATCCTGTGAGCTACAcctcagtctggtctacacagtgagttctaagccaaGTAACACACTgagattgtctcaaaaataaaaagcacctGGATGGTGgcggcatacacctttaatcccagcactggggagatctgagttcgaggccagcctggtctacagttctaggacagccaaggctacacagagaaaccctgtcacaaaaagtaaataataaaataaaaagggaaatagaaCATAAAAGCACAAATTTAAATCTGAATAAGATATAAACTATTTCCTGGTTGGAAAACTTTCACCAAAACACATGAAGTATTTCAAATGAGTGTTTGTGAATGTATTCCCATCTGAATCCCAGGGcagagttttttttctttttcattgttcttttgcttgttttcagaattttgtttggttgggtttttgtttggttgggttgtgtcatctgacctctgtgggcaccacacATGCAGGTGGAGTCTATACACAGGCAAAGCGCCCACGTTTAATAGTCCACAACTTCCTTAGTCATTTAGAAGCAGTATTACCGGCCCCTCAATAATATGTCATTTGCTGTTTCGTGGGGAGTTTGTGTGATACTGGGGACAACCCATGTGCTCTTCCCCAGCCCCAAGTTTCTGCACTAGaataggttggcctcaaactcagagattcccttgcaccaccaccacctggcttcaaGTAACACATTCTTACCCTAAATGTGAAATACACTGGTTCCTCAGTCTATTCAATTAATTTAACAAAGAATGTGATGAAAAGCCAGTGACAGCTACTGTGGCCAGGAATAGCAATTCTAGATCATTGTGTATTTAAAATTCTCTTCAAGGTCACTCTGTCCAACTGGATGCAGGTGATAGTacttatgtatacaatgtatacaTCGGCAGAGGTGGAGACTGACCTTAATCAGGCCTGTGATGGAGCTCCATAAACTAAAAAGTCAGGGTTCCCAGCTCTCTCGGGTTATACCTCCCAGGGCTGGCACCACAAACCCTGTCAAGCTTGGTTCTCAACCCTGGTCTAGTAACTAATTTGTACCCTTTATAAGCTTTAAGAGTTATTTATTGGCAAACTATCAGGGTAAGTTGAACCTGTTCAAATTTTGATACTGGCAACTAGAGGGGGTTGGGCTTGTTtttaacagggtctcactgtcctAGAACTGtcgactaggctggccttaactcCAAGATCTACTTGTACTTGTCACCTCTGAAATGCTAAAATGAAAGCATAAACTACAATTTCCAACTAACtttttcagggtttctctgtatagctctggctgtcctggactcgctttgtagagtcTTCATGGCTTTAAGACCTTTCAATGTTTTATGTATGGTTTGCTGTATGTCAGTGCACCCCATGTAACAAGAGGATGTCGGAGCCCCTGCAATTGGAGACAGTTGTGAATTTCACTGGGGTGTTCAAATCCAACCtgggtccactggaagagcagccagcacttaaaccactgagccatctctatagcgGTAGCAAGTCTGTTCTAACCCTCAGACTCCCTACTGCTCTCAGGTTATACTTCAGGACACCTAGCACTGAGGCCgaggtaggcagatttctgagtttaatTCAGGACAGCTGATCTACACGTGAGCTGTCAGTAGGGGGTACATACACACAGCCTCCCCAAAACCACCACACAGTCATCATGGGAGTCCTGTCTTGTTTTCAGAAAGGTTTCTTCCTCAGATGTAGACCCATTCAACAGCCAGAAAATCAAGACAAATAATAGTTTATtaacaaatatacaaaatatacagtATACAACTGTGTCTTAGAAAATTCAACTTTGTATCGAAGAGATATGTACAATACTTACAAGTATATACAAGACTCCCACCTGTATGGAATTctctggtcatctgtgttctcaaATCTTCAGGAGAAACCTCCACCATGAACATTTCACCATTAAACATTTTTCTGTAATGGACTTTAATCACAACATCTACTGCTGTGATTACTCAAGATGAGCTAATGCTGgacacaaaaattctcaataaagtgCAATTTTAGGCAACCCCCAGCCCCTTTAGTTTTTCTTTAGACAGGTATCCACAGTCCATAAGGActttttttcttatctatttttGGTGATCCTGAGGATGTCTCTTCAGCAGCAGCTTTAGCTGTTTTCTGTACTGGCTTTGCTACAGAattctgtaaaaaaataaattgaagtcaACTTACTACAGAGATTATCAACACATACACAAAGCCTACATGAGAAAATAACACCCCAAAACCAATCTTCAAGAAAAATTGTTTGGGTTCACTTACGTTAGAGCTGAAGACTATGTTTCTTTGTGTTGATTTTTCACTGGGATTTTTAGATCCATCTTCAGTCTGCTTTTCTGAATGCTagagaaaagaattttaaacatAGCCTTAATTTTTCAGATACTGTATTTAAAACCAGCCCAATTTTACACAAATGGAGCTGTACACACAAAAACCAAATTCCAAATAGATCACAGTTAAGCTAAATACCCGAAAACCTCATTTTCCACTTAGTAAGATTTACTTAGAGGTAGACAGTTCCCCCACGAATACCTGATTTCTGTTGCTGATACAAGCCATTTGAGCAAATGCAATAAAGAAAAATGCTTTGTGTAAGAAAGTGAGGCATTTGCAATAGACACCTCAATCAATTAAGGAGCTCCTTTTAGGTGCTTGCCTGAGCAAATTACTAGGCAGCTCCCCCCAACCCCATGTCCCAGCAATAGACAAACCATCTTCATTATACTGCTAttatcttttttgggttttttggtttgtttctgtgtagccttggctgtcctggactcgctttgtagcccaggctggcctccaactcacagcaatccacctgcctctgcctcccagattccGGGATTACCACTGCCCAATGTCACCACGAACGTTTACCTTAAATTTCTATAAAGCAATTCTTTGAGACCAAGTCTCTTGTATCTATCACTTGGCTGTCCAAGGAAGACCTTGAACAATCctgtctcccaagcgctgggaaCTAACTCCAGGTATTGTGCGCCCTAGACAGGCtctctctaccaactgagctacatccccagcccaatTATTAATTTTAAGTTCCAGGTTTCACATGAAGTAATTTATGAGTACAATGCAATGTGCCAACGCACATCCTTTGTAGTTCTGGAGAATCGTAATAAACTTATCTGCAAGTGAAGCAGGCCTCTTCTTCTGTAATCTCTCAAAACATCTGGAATATATTGCATATATTATGAGAGGGACATCTAGATCACAGATGCCCCAACATCACACAGTGTATCTAGGCTGAATTGCCAAACTGCCTTACACAAATAGTTCCTAGCCCAAAACTCTAGCATGCACACGGACTACCTTCAACAAAAACTAAGCTTATTAACTGACACTTTAACCCATGATCAATTACCAACAGATTTTCTTCATCACTGTCTGGAGACCACATTCATGATTTctataagacagaaataaagcagATAAACTATACTGTATGCTGAGAAGACTTCTGGGAACATAATGCTGTAAATGAAAGCTACTAGAGAACACTCCAGTGTCTAAAGAAAGAGTAAGAAAAGACAAAGTATTACCAATAATATACTCAGTGTTTTTACTGTcatggaaaaaacaaaccaagtgTCAAAATGTAAGCAAGTTCATCACCTCCCAGTTTCACATGAGACTGTCTACTTTTTGCCAGATTAAGGTCAGTTTTGTTCTGGGCAAATGATATAAAGACATCTCAGGAGGACTGAGTATGGTAAACTGACAACAGGGTAAAGGGTTCTGCCAGCAGTAGCTTCCGGCCAGCACTTACCTCCATCTTTGCACCACCTCTTGAAACAGCTGTTTCCTTCACCACACTTCGGAGACTCGCTGGCAAGTCAAAGTTGGCTGTTCCTAGAGCTTTTGCTGCGTTGGCTTTTGCTATTTCTAGCAGCTCCATTCGATCTAAAGACATGAAGACATTCTTCATCCTCTATGTTTCCTTACTGCTTAAATTAACAAACTAAGTGGCTTTTCTAAAACATTATTTTCCTTCACGTGTAAAGCACTTATGGAAAACAAAACTTCTAATTTTATGTTGGGGGGGGGAAGCAAATTCTATTCTGCCTTTTGCTCAAGTGTTTACTTCTGTCAACTACCGAACTTGTTAACGTCACAAGGCCAATCGTCTCTACTAATCTTCATACAGTAGACCCACGGTCAAACTTTAGTATTTTGCAACACCAAAATTACTTTGTCACTTGATAGAAAACTACACAAAGGCCAATTTTTTAAGTAAACCATCTAAAAGTGTTTCGAGTTCTTCCCACCTTAACCGAAAAAGCCTGTAATAAGAACAGCCAGCTGGTAAAAGAGAGGGAGACTCCTCTCCTTGGGCCAATGAGGCCATAAATGGCCTGTTTGCTGTTATCAGAGAGGCCTTGGACTTTAttcttaaggggaaaaaaaacctgtgtGAGAAATTACACTCATTTTACCTATGCACCAACTAAAACTTCTCTCCCTTTAAGAAACCTCAAGATTTCTGGCACCAAATAAGCGCGCTGAACAAGCGCTCGGGAGGGGGGCAGGCTGCCTAACACGTCCCGGGCTTAATCTTCACAAACCCAAGATAAGCCGCTCGATCATCTGACTCCCTGGGCCGACTCACACCGCGCTGTGAACACTAACTGCagggagggctggggaggtggctcggCCGTAGCCGCCTTGATTCCACCCGGAACCCTAAAAGCGCCAGCGGCCGCGACACCAACACCTACCTTTCTCACTTAGGCGGAAGGGGGTTCCGCTCCTGCTGCGAGACCTGGTTCTGGACCTTTCCCTCCACCTGGGACGATCCTCCGGGTACACGGTGCGGCCGAAGCCGTAGTAGCGCCGGCCGCGCGTGATCGCGTAGTAGGACCTGCGGTGGTGAGACCTCCCGCGGGAGCGCGACCTGCTCCGGGACCGGTAGGGCGAGGGCGACTGGTAGTGCCTCCGCGCACGCCCGTAGTAGCCGTCTCGGTAGGAGCGGCGGCCGCGGGAGCGCGACCGGCTGCGCGAGTACGACCGCGAGTAGCGCCGGTACTTGCGCTGGTGGCGCCGGCGGGAGCGGGAGCGGGAGCGGGAACGGGAGCGTCGGCTCCGCCGCGGCCGGCTGCGGCTGCGCGACGACGAGCGGCTGGAGCTGCGGGACGCGGGTCCCGAGCTGCGGGACGACGAGCGGCTGCGGGACCGCGACCACAGGCGGCTGGAGCGGCCCGAGCCCGAGGCGGACGGCGAGGCCTTCTCCTGCGGAGAGCCGGGCCACATGTCGTTCACGTACTTGGACACGGCGGCCGAAGACATGGCTTCCTCCCTCGGGACTGGGCTCCTTCCGCAAGCGCCAACGGCGTCTAGGAACGGCGGCGAAGGGCGGGGGTCAGGGCCGGCGGCGGGGGCGCGCGCGCGAGCCCGTTCCCTCCCCCCCGGTCGCCGCCCGCCAACCGACTCACCTCTTCCTGGCGGCGCGCTCGCGAAGGCGAGAGGGACAGGCCTGGCGGGCACCCTCCCCTCAGAACCGGGACCGAAGGTGGCGGGCTTCCAGGCTCCGCGGACCGGACAGCGACGCGACAACCCGCCCCTGCGGAGTCCAGACGCGAACTGAGCCCCGAAGGCAACGTCAGCGTCGAAAATACTAGAAGCCAGCGCGGAGCATGCGCACATCCAGCAGCGCGGCGGGGCGGGGTCTCTTCTCGTCCAATCACAACGCGAGATGGGCGCCGCCTTCGACACACGCATGCGGATCAAGGCCTACGCGCCGCCCCTCCCCCCTACACCCACAGCCACCCCACCCCGGCCTTCTACATCCGGGTATTTTGAGGATTTGTTGTTTtcgggggtttttgtttgtttgtttgtttcggggTCGTTAGTTGGTGGGTTTGGGGTTTCTGAGACAGGAACTAGCGGTGCGTTTCAGCCAGGTCTCGAACTTTCGGCAATCCTGCAGTCCCTGGCTCGCCAGCTACAGGCCTGTGGCGCCACACCCaaccttgtttttctttgttgttgttttgttttgtattgctcGCTTCACTTTGCTGTTTTCGATTTTGAAATTCCGGGAAATGCGGAATCGCAGGCAATTTAGCGCGCTCAACAGCTGGATCGAGGTCGCTGAGGACCGCGGCGACCTGTGCCCGGCGCCTTTCCCCGCCTCGTTCTGATTGCCCTTCACCCGGCCTCCTGCAGTGGAGCTGGGAGAGGCCATCACAGTGCCCCGGAAATGCAGTTTTAATCTTAAAAGGCTCCTTTTAACCTGCTGGTTTGAGCTGACAAAGGTCAATGAGGCTGAGACGTGAATTCCAACGACCCCGGTAAATCCTGGAGGAGTAAGAGTGACGGTTGATAgctctttttatatatataaacagggtttctctgtgtagccctagatgtcctggaactccctttgtaaaccaggctggccttaaactcgggacattcacctgcctctgctgcctggccagccagtgctcttaatagcCATTTCCCGTATTTCCAGAGCAAATTCCAAATATTCGTTGTCAAAAGCATAACAGTGACCTTGAAAATTGTGGGTAAGTGAAAAAGTATTGGATGGAATACCTTTTTCAATATAGAGAGTTAAGCAGGGTTTTACAAAAGCTGTGGGTTTGGGAGGTGAAAGAAATAATGactccttttgtttgtgtctcCTTCCCACTTCCCCAGTATAaagagaaattgaaataaaaacctTATGGATGTTGGGGTGCAGAGGTAGCCACTCAGACACCGATCTCAGATATGGATGGTTTTAATGAAGGCAACACCCCAAGACTGACCACTGACTATGGTCAGGGCACAGTGGACTCGTGAGCCAAACTGTGACATTGTCTTTTGGAGTTAGCTAATAAAGGCAAAAACCACAGTTAGCTCAGGTGGGGGGCGGTGGGGACAATGGAACAGGTGAGTCCTCTCTGACTCaagttatttttgttaattagACAGAGCAGATCTAGCTAACCTTGAGAGTGTGCCTGGCAGCCGGGGCTAGCTGTGCTTATGGTTGGGGAATTCCTGGGAGTAGGGAGGCCATACAGTATGCTGGTCATAAACAAAGTTTTTGATCAATCTGACATTGCAAGAGAGCTTTTCCCCATGTCAGCAACAAACTGAAATGATGTGCTGTTAGGCCTGAAATAGAAATGGCTATAATTATGCTACCCAAAAGGAGCAGGCCTCATCACAGGGGGCAGCAAAATGGCTCAAGTAGTAAAAATGCTgtggtgcaaaaaaaaaaaaaaaatgctgtggtGCAGTGATCCCACCCAaactggaaggaaagaactgactcccaaaagttattTTCTGACCTCCAGAAGCCCTCACACACATCCCATACAGCAACAGTAAGGATTCTCAAACTACAGCAACTAGAGAAATTGCTCAGCAGTAGAGAACactgattcccagtacccacatgatggctcccaTCCACCTAGAATTCCATTCCCAGGGATGAGCAACACCcagcaacacatacacacacactcccacacagtGCAAACATGGATGCAGGCAAAATGTGACAAGACCCCAGACCTTAGCGCAACTGACTCCATAATGGAAATGCCATTCTGACGGTACAACTCAGCACATAGAGACACCACCAccagccaaaacaaaaacagacctaATCTGTCAAAGTCAGCAagtctgggaaagtctctaaatgttaaccttgttttctgtcttctgtagttctgcttctggccaACTGATCTTGTatactgaagtatgtcaacccagaataTTATTTGTGCTTAAAGGCTCACCCTGATAAAGGCTCGGGATTACCTCGGAATCCCAAACACCCATTGTAGTTGATGGTCGGCTAATAAAGATTTTCTGTCAGTTTGTTTAAACTGACAGAAAATCTGAGCACCGATACCCATAAATTAAGACCCTTACCAGGCTATGGTATAGTATCCAGTACCCACCCCAGTTCTTAGGGAACATTTTTCCCCTCGTGGTGATAACtgttgcctgtaatcccaatttaggcagaggcaggaggattttctggATGCTCCTTAAAGTCTACCAGGAACATCTGACTATTCTCAGGAAGCTGTGTGGGCACACAGAAACCTCAGTTTCACCATTTACAAATGGGCCAGTGTGGGAGGGAGAATTAGCGAAACTGCTTACTCTGCACTCCTAGGCTTCTGCTTATGAGTTGGAAGAGACTGTAAGAGTCTTTGCAGACAGTTCATGGTATCTGCCAAGTGTGTCCCTGAAAAACCGGAACTCCCAGACATGGTGACATAGAGCTGTAAACCCAGGATTTGGGAGGTACAAATAGGAGAATCAGAATTTTAAGTCATAGTGagcttaaagccagcctgggagtCATTAGACTACATCACAAAAGAATTATTTAGAATAATTCTGGAAGTCAACAGGATTTTGAAACAGTGGGAAACAGGGCTCTCCCCTCATAAAGAATGCtggtgtctttttctttcagatataaCT encodes the following:
- the Rsrp1 gene encoding arginine/serine-rich protein 1 isoform X1 — encoded protein: MRVSKAAPISRCDWTRRDPAPPRCWMCACSALASSIFDADVAFGAQFASGLRRGGLSRRCPVRGAWKPATFGPGSEGRVPARPVPLAFASAPPGRDAVGACGRSPVPREEAMSSAAVSKYVNDMWPGSPQEKASPSASGSGRSSRLWSRSRSRSSSRSSGPASRSSSRSSSRSRSRPRRSRRSRSRSRSRSRRRHQRKYRRYSRSYSRSRSRSRGRRSYRDGYYGRARRHYQSPSPYRSRSRSRSRGRSHHRRSYYAITRGRRYYGFGRTVYPEDRPRWRERSRTRSRSRSGTPFRLSEKDRMELLEIAKANAAKALGTANFDLPASLRSVVKETAVSRGGAKMEHSEKQTEDGSKNPSEKSTQRNIVFSSNNSVAKPVQKTAKAAAEETSSGSPKIDKKKSPYGLWIPV
- the Rsrp1 gene encoding arginine/serine-rich protein 1 isoform X2, yielding MRVSKAAPISRCDWTRRDPAPPRCWMCACSALASSIFDADVAFGAQFASGLRRGGLSRRCPVRGAWKPATFGPGSEGRVPARPVPLAFASAPPGRDAVGACGRSPVPREEAMSSAAVSKYVNDMWPGSPQEKASPSASGSGRSSRLWSRSRSRSSSRSSGPASRSSSRSSSRSRSRPRRSRRSRSRSRSRSRRRHQRKYRRYSRSYSRSRSRSRGRRSYRDGYYGRARRHYQSPSPYRSRSRSRSRGRSHHRRSYYAITRGRRYYGFGRTVYPEDRPRWRERSRTRSRSRSGTPFRLSEKDRMELLEIAKANAAKALGTANFDLPASLRSVVKETAVSRGGAKMEKS